TCTGGTGCTGGTCGATCATCATCGACAAGACGCTGCTCTATCGGCGCACGCGCAAGGACATGGACGCCTTCGAGGAGGTGTTCTGGTCCGGCCGCTCGCTCGAGGAGCTCTATCGCGATCTCGCCGGCAAGCCGGTCAACGACATGGCCGCCGTCTTCGTCGCGGCGATGCGGGAGTGGAAGCGCTCCTTCGAGAATGGCGGGCGCTCGGTCGCCAGCCTCTCGCAGCGCATCGACAAGGTGCTGGACGTCACCATCCAGCGTGAGACCGAACGGCTGGAATCGAAGCTCCTCGTGCTCTCAACCATCGCCTCGGCCGCGCCCTTCATCGGCCTCTTCGGCACGGTCTGGGGCATCATGCATTCCTTCACCGCCATCGCGGTCTCCAAGAATTCCTCGCTCGCGGTCGTCGCCCCCGGCATTGCCGAGGCGCTCTTTGCCACCGCGATCGGCCTGTTCGCCGCGATTCCCGCGCTGATGGCCTACAACAAGCTCCAGGCCGAGGTCGCCAAGGCTCAAGGCCGGCTCGAGGCCTTCGCCGACGAGTTCTCCGCGATCCTGTCGCGGCAGATCGACGAGCGCATGGCGGCTTGAGGGGCTGAAAGCATGGGTATGTCCGCCGCCACAGGCGCAAAGGGCTCAGGCCGCCGGGGTCGACGCGGGCGCCGCCACGGCGCCATCGCTGAGATCAACATGACGCCGTTCATCGACGTCATGCTGGTGTTGCTCATCATCTTCATGGTCGCCGCGCCGCTGATCGCGACCGGCGTGCCGCTCGACCTGCCGCAGACCGGCGCCAAGCCGATCAACGTCGACCAGAAGCCGGTCACCATCGCCATCGACAGCAAGGGCCAGATCTTCCTGCAGGACCAGCCGACGCTGGAGCCGGATCTGGTCGCCAAGCTGCAGGGCCTGGCGAAGCAGGGCTTCGACGAACGCATCTATGTGCGCGGCGACAAGCTGGTCGACTATGGCCGGGTCGCCTCGGTGATGTCGACCATCACCTCGGCCGGCTTCAAGCGGGTTGCGCTGGTCACCGAACCGGCGAGCCGCTGAGAGCGAAGAAAGCAAGGGTGTTCAGGGCGTGAAGCTTACGACCTCCGAACCTGGCATGCTGGTGTCGGCGCTCGGCCACGCGACGGTCCTCGTCGCGGGGCTGCTGGCGTTCGCCTCGCCGGCGCCGCTGCCGGAGAACGAGGAGGCGATCGCCGTCGAGATCATCGATCCCAACGCGCTAAACCAGGTCACGCGCGGCGAGCGCAGCGCCGAGAAGGTGCAGGCCCAGCCGACGCCCCGCGCCGAGCGCCAGTCCGAGACGGTCGAGCGCAAGGAGGCCGGCGAGGCCAAGACCGACACGCCCGCCCCGCCTTCACGTCCGCCCGAGCTGAAGACCGCCGACGACAACGCTTCCACGCCTCTGCCGCCGACCCGCTCAGTCGAACTGCCGAAGCCCGAGGCCAAGCCGCCCGAACCCGCCAAGCAGCCGCCGCAGAAGAGCGAGGCCGCCGCCGCGCGCGAGGCCGAGCAGAAGCGCGAGGAACTCGCCAAGCTCGCCGAGGAGGCCGAAATCGCCTCCAAGGCGAAGCAGGCCGAGGAAGAGGCGAAGGCCGCCGCCAAGGCCAAGTCGGAAGCGGAAGCCCAGGCCGCCAAGCGCGCGGCTGACGCAAAGGCCAAGGCCGAGGCGCTCGCCAAGGCCGAAGCCGACAAGGCCGCGAAGGAGAAGGTCGAAGCCGCCGCCAAGGCGAAGGCAGAGGCCGAGCAGAAGGCGAAGCTCGCCGCCGAGGCCAAGGCCAAGCAGGAGGCGGAAGCCAAGGCGAAGCGCGAAGCCGAGATCGCCAAGAACTTCAACGCCAGCGATATCGCCAAGCTGCTCCAGTCGAAGGAGAAGGCGCAGTCGTCCGGCTCCTCGGCGCCGCAGGTCAACCGCACAGCCTCGCTGGGCACCGAGCGCGGCGCCTCGCAGAAGCTCAGCCCCTCGCTTCGGGCCCAGCTCATCGGCATCATCCAGGACCAGCTCCTGAAGTGCTGGAACGTGCCGATCGCGCTCGCCAATGCGCATGGCAACGGCAATATCGTGCCCTCGGTCCGGATGAAGCTGAACACCGACGGCTCGCTCGCCGGCCAGCCGGGCGTCATCAACTCCTCCGCCGACCCGCTTTTCCGCGTCGCCGCCGACTCGGCGCTGACCGCCACCCGCCGCTGCGCGCCATTGCGCATTCCGGCTCAATTCGCCTCTTATTATGACGATTGGCGCGATGTCGTCGTCAATTTCGACGCAAGGGACGTCATGTGACCCCGATGATCGACCGTACCCCCCTCCCCTTCCTCACCGCCGCTCCGACCCGCCGCCGCCTTCTGGCGACGGCCGGTGCCGCGCTGCTGGTGCCCACGGCTGCCCGCGCCGAACTCGTCATTGACCTGCGCGGCGGCGCGTTCCAGCCGATGCCGATCGCCATCGCCGACTTCGCCGGCGAAGGCGGCGTCCTCGTCTCCGGCGTCATCACCAACAACCTGAAGCGCTGCGGCTACTTCACGCCGATCGACAAGAGCCGCTTCCCGGAGGCGAACCCGCCCTTCGACGCGGCGCCCCGCTTCGACGCCTGGAAGGCCAGCGGCGTGCAGGCGCTGGTGACCGGCCGAGTCGCGCGCGAGGCCGGCCGCATCCGCGCCGAGTTCCGGCTCTGGGACGTCGCGACCGGCACGCAGACCGACGGCCAGCAATATTTCACCGACCCGAGCAATGCCCGCCGCGTCGGCCACATCATCTCGGACGCCATCTTCAGCAAGGTCACCGGGCTCGGCGGCTTCTTCGACACCCGCGTCGTCTTCGTCGACGAATCCGGTCCGAAGGAAAACCGCCGCAAGCGCCTCGCCATCATGGACCAGGACGGCGCCAATGTGCGCTTTCTCACCAATGGCGACACCTCTGTGGTGACGCCGCGCTACTCGCCGGTCTCGCAGGACGTCACCTTCATGACCCAGCGCCAGGGCGAGCAGCCGCGCGTGCAGGTGCTCAACATCGAGACCGGCCAGCGCCAGGTCGTCGGCAACTTCCCCGACATGAGCTCGAGCCCGCGCTTCGCGCCCAACGGCCAGCGCGTCGTTCTCTCGCTGCAGCAGGGCGGCAACGCCAATCTCTATGCCATCGACATCGGCTCGCGTTCGACGACGCGGCTGACCTCGACGGCGGCGATCGACACCTCGCCCTCCTATGCGCCCGACGGCTCGAAGATCGTCTTCGAGAGCGACCGCGGCGGCCAGCAGCAGCTTTATGTGATGTCGTCCGCCGGCGGCGACGGCCAGCGCATCTCCTTCGGCCAGGGCCGCTACTCGCAGCCCTCCTGGTCGCCGCGCGGCGACCTGATCGCCTTCACCCGCCAGGGCGGCGGCGGCTTCGCCATCGGCGTGATGCGCCCCGACGGCTCGGGCGAGCGCATCCTGACCGAGGGCTTCCACAACGAGGCGCCGAACTGGGCCCCGAACGGCCAGTACCTGATGTTCTTCCGCGATCCCGGCGGCCAGTCCGGCGGCAAATTGTACATGGTGGACATCACCGGCCGCGTCGAAGTGCCGGTGCCGACCCCGGCCTTCGCCTCCGACCCGACCTGGTCGCCCCTGCTGACCGCGGCGCGCTGAGGCGAACTGGTTTTCCTCGGAAACACGCCGTCATCCCGGGCTTGACCCGGGATCCATGCCGGAGCGCTGCCGATCAAGGTTCAGGCATGGATCTCGGATCCACGCTTCGCTCCGGCCGGCATGACCCAAAAAGCCGCCCGATGATCTCGGGCGGCTTTTGCTTTTGCGATGCTGCCGGCTCAATCGCGATAGGCCGGCTCCTCGGCGTCGAGCTGCCGGCGGATCGAGGCCAGATGCAGGCGCGCCGATTCCGGGTCACCCTCGCGCATCTGCCGATAGGCCGCCTCGGCGATCTCCGGCTTGACCGGCAGCACCTGGCGCCCCGTCGAGAGCGCGAGAGCCTGAACTTCGCAGGCGCGCTCCAGATAATAGAGATCGTCCCAGGCCTCGGCGATGCTCGGCCCGAGCACCATGACGCCGTGATGCTTCATGAAGACGATATCGGCCCCGCCGACCGCAGCCGCGATGCGGTCCCCCTCGCGCTCGTCGAGGGCCAGCCCGTTATAGTCCCGGTCCACGGCCGTGCGGCCGTAGAACTTCAGCGCCGTCTGCCCGGCGAAGATCAGCGGATCGCCCTCGGTCATCGAGAGTGCCGTCGCGTAGGGCATATGGGTGTGGAAGGCGACCTTGGCGCGCGGGATGTTCTTGTGGATCCGGGCATGGATGTAGAAGGCGGTAGCCTCGGGCTCGCCCTCGCCGGACACGACATTGCCGTGGAAGTCGCAGATCAGCAGCTTCGACGCCGTCAGCTCCCGGAAGGCCCAGCCATAGGGATTGACCATGAACAGGTTGTCATAGCCCGGCACGAGCGCGGAGAAGTGATTGCAGATCCCCTCCTCGAAGCCATAACGCGCCGCCATCCGGAACGTCGCGGCAAGGTCCCGGCGCACCTCCCATACCACCTCGGAGTCGAGGTCGGGCTGGTTCGGACCGCGGATGGGCGCCGTGCTCGCAGCGCCGGACTTGAGGGAATGGGCCATCGCGATCTCCGGTCGACGGGAAGGCGGAAACGAAGCAAGCATCGAGCCGACGCTTGCGGAACGATAGGGCCGGCCCGGCGAAACAGGCGCTGCAATTGCTCCGCCGATTTGCAAGCTTCTTTCGTGGCCCCGATGAAGGCGTCGGCATGCTCCACAATCGACCCGCAGCCGGCGGCCCGGCATCCGATGTGTCCGCCGCACCACATCCGCTGGCGGAAACGCCTTTCGCCATAATTGGTTAACCATACGCCCTAATGCCGCCACTTCGCCTTGTTCTGGCAAGGTCTCGTTTAGGTTGACGCTTCATTGATGGAGCCATGCGAAGCCCTCTTCGAAGCGCGCCGCCAAAAGATTTGATCGCCCGGAGTTCAGCCATGATGACCACTCTCTTCACCGGCGGCCGTGCCGTCCGTTTCGCCGCCGCCATTGCCGCAACGCTCGCACTCGGCGCCTGCGCCAAGGATCAGAACGCGGATGCCTCGGGCTTCGGCGCCGGCGGCGCCGCGACGCCCGGCAGCGCGCAGGACTTCGTCGTCAATGTCGGCGACCGCGTCTTCTTCGAGACCGACTCCACCGACCTGACCTCCACCGCCACCACCACGCTCGACAAGCAGGCCGGCTGGCTGCAGCGCTATCCGCGCTACACCTTCACGGTC
Above is a genomic segment from Bosea sp. NBC_00550 containing:
- the pal gene encoding peptidoglycan-associated lipoprotein Pal, with protein sequence MTTLFTGGRAVRFAAAIAATLALGACAKDQNADASGFGAGGAATPGSAQDFVVNVGDRVFFETDSTDLTSTATTTLDKQAGWLQRYPRYTFTVEGHADERGTREYNYSLGARRAQTVRDYLASRGIQANRMRTISYGKERPVAVCNDISCWSQNRRSVTVLDGAGGAPGV
- the tolQ gene encoding protein TolQ; translated protein: MNPADVAQAAPQIDMSFWTLFWHAHIVVKLVMLGLIGASIWCWSIIIDKTLLYRRTRKDMDAFEEVFWSGRSLEELYRDLAGKPVNDMAAVFVAAMREWKRSFENGGRSVASLSQRIDKVLDVTIQRETERLESKLLVLSTIASAAPFIGLFGTVWGIMHSFTAIAVSKNSSLAVVAPGIAEALFATAIGLFAAIPALMAYNKLQAEVAKAQGRLEAFADEFSAILSRQIDERMAA
- a CDS encoding aldolase, whose product is MAHSLKSGAASTAPIRGPNQPDLDSEVVWEVRRDLAATFRMAARYGFEEGICNHFSALVPGYDNLFMVNPYGWAFRELTASKLLICDFHGNVVSGEGEPEATAFYIHARIHKNIPRAKVAFHTHMPYATALSMTEGDPLIFAGQTALKFYGRTAVDRDYNGLALDEREGDRIAAAVGGADIVFMKHHGVMVLGPSIAEAWDDLYYLERACEVQALALSTGRQVLPVKPEIAEAAYRQMREGDPESARLHLASIRRQLDAEEPAYRD
- the tolA gene encoding cell envelope integrity protein TolA; protein product: MKLTTSEPGMLVSALGHATVLVAGLLAFASPAPLPENEEAIAVEIIDPNALNQVTRGERSAEKVQAQPTPRAERQSETVERKEAGEAKTDTPAPPSRPPELKTADDNASTPLPPTRSVELPKPEAKPPEPAKQPPQKSEAAAAREAEQKREELAKLAEEAEIASKAKQAEEEAKAAAKAKSEAEAQAAKRAADAKAKAEALAKAEADKAAKEKVEAAAKAKAEAEQKAKLAAEAKAKQEAEAKAKREAEIAKNFNASDIAKLLQSKEKAQSSGSSAPQVNRTASLGTERGASQKLSPSLRAQLIGIIQDQLLKCWNVPIALANAHGNGNIVPSVRMKLNTDGSLAGQPGVINSSADPLFRVAADSALTATRRCAPLRIPAQFASYYDDWRDVVVNFDARDVM
- a CDS encoding ExbD/TolR family protein — encoded protein: MGMSAATGAKGSGRRGRRGRRHGAIAEINMTPFIDVMLVLLIIFMVAAPLIATGVPLDLPQTGAKPINVDQKPVTIAIDSKGQIFLQDQPTLEPDLVAKLQGLAKQGFDERIYVRGDKLVDYGRVASVMSTITSAGFKRVALVTEPASR
- the tolB gene encoding Tol-Pal system beta propeller repeat protein TolB, which gives rise to MIDRTPLPFLTAAPTRRRLLATAGAALLVPTAARAELVIDLRGGAFQPMPIAIADFAGEGGVLVSGVITNNLKRCGYFTPIDKSRFPEANPPFDAAPRFDAWKASGVQALVTGRVAREAGRIRAEFRLWDVATGTQTDGQQYFTDPSNARRVGHIISDAIFSKVTGLGGFFDTRVVFVDESGPKENRRKRLAIMDQDGANVRFLTNGDTSVVTPRYSPVSQDVTFMTQRQGEQPRVQVLNIETGQRQVVGNFPDMSSSPRFAPNGQRVVLSLQQGGNANLYAIDIGSRSTTRLTSTAAIDTSPSYAPDGSKIVFESDRGGQQQLYVMSSAGGDGQRISFGQGRYSQPSWSPRGDLIAFTRQGGGGFAIGVMRPDGSGERILTEGFHNEAPNWAPNGQYLMFFRDPGGQSGGKLYMVDITGRVEVPVPTPAFASDPTWSPLLTAAR